In Triticum urartu cultivar G1812 chromosome 6, Tu2.1, whole genome shotgun sequence, the following proteins share a genomic window:
- the LOC125517322 gene encoding cation-transporting ATPase HMA5-like translates to MAHLQLTAVAGGSDDDMEEVALLGSYGEAEGPSSRTEEEEEAGMRRAQVRVTGMTCSACTGAVEAALSARCGVRSAAVSLLQNRAHVVFDPALAKEEDIVEAIEDAGFEAEILPDSAVSQPKSQKVLSGQFRIGGMTCAACVNSVEGILKKLPGVNRAVVALATSLGEVEYDPTAISKDKIVQAIEDAGFEAALVQSSEQDKALLGLIGLHTERDVNLLYDILRKTEGLRQFDVNSVRAEVEITFDPEVVGLRSVVDIIDMESSGRLKAHVQNPYVRSSSNDAQEASKMLHLLRSSLFLSIPVFFMRMVCPHISFINSFLLMHCGPFRIGDLLKWMLVSVVQFVVGKRFYIAAYRALRHGSTNMDVLVVLGTTATYVYSVCALLYGAFTGFHPPMYFETSAMIITFVLLGKYLEVLAKGRTSDAIKKLVELVPATAILLLKYKDGKYAGEKEIDALLIQPGDVLKVLPGSKIPADGIVTWGTSHVDESMVTGESASICKEVSSSVIGGTMNLNGILHIQAAEVGSGTVLSQIISLVETAQMSKAPIQKFADYVAGIFVPIVITLSLLTFCTWFVCGTLGAYPNSWVSETSNCFVFSLMFSISVVVIACPCALGLATPTAVMVATGVGANHGVLVKGGDALERAQNVNYIIFDKTGTLTQGKATVTTTKVFSGMDVGDFLTLVASAEASSEHPLAKAILDYAFHFHFFGKLPSSKDDVKKRKEDAFSQWLLEVADFSALPGKGVQCLINGKMILVGNRALISENGVNIPEEAESFLVDMELNAKTGILVAYDGDFIGLMGVTDPLKREAAVVIEGLKKMGIYPVMVTGDNWRTALAVAKEIGIEDVRAEVMPAGKADVIRSFQKDGSVVAMVGDGINDSPALAAADVGMAIGAGTDIAIEAADYVLVRNNLEDVITAIDLSRKTFSRIRWNYFFAMAYNIVAIPVAAGALFPFTGLQMPPWLAGACMAFSSVSVVCSSLLLRRYRKPRLTTVLQITVE, encoded by the exons ATGGCCCACCTCCAGCTCACGGCGGTCGCCGGCGGCAGCGACGACGACATGGAGGAGGTGGCGCTGCTGGGGTCCTACGGCGAGGCGGAGGGGCCGAGCTCGcggacggaggaggaggaggaggcgggcaTGCGGCGGGCCCAGGTGCGGGTCACGGGCATGACGTGCTCCGCCTGCACCGGCGCCGTCGAGGCTGCCCTCTCCGCCCGCTGCGGCGTGCGCAGCGCCGCCGTTTCGCTGCTGCAGAACCGCGCCCACGTCGTGTTCGACCCCGCGCTCGCCAAG GAAGAAGACATTGTAGAAGCAATAGAAGATGCTGGGTTTGAAGCAGAAATCCTCCCAGATTCTGCTGTTTCTCAGCCAAAGTCACAGAAGGTTTTGTCAGGCCAATTTAGGATAGGGGGGATGACTTGTGCTGCCTGTGTCAACTCAGTTGAAGGGATCTTAAAGAAGTTGCCAGGTGTAAACAGAGCAGTTGTTGCATTAGCGACCTCATTAGGGGAAGTTGAGTACGATCCGACTGCTATTAGCAAAGATAAGATTGTTCAGGCAATCGAGGATGCTGGTTTTGAAGCCGCACTGGTACAAAGTAGTGAGCAAGATAAGGCTTTATTAGGTTTGATAGGATTGCATACAGAGAGAGATGTAAATTTATTGTATGATATCCTGAGAAAAACAGAAGGCCTGCGGCAATTTGATGTAAATTCTGTACGGGCAGAAGTTGAAATTACATTCGATCCAGAAGTCGTTGGTTTGAGATCGGTTGTGGATATTATTGATATGGAAAGCAGTGGCAGACTGAAAGCCCATGTACAGAATCCATATGTACGGTCTTCTTCAAATGATGCACAAGAGGCTTCGAAAATGCTTCACCTCCTTCGCTCCAGCTTATTTCTAAGT ATTCCAGTGTTTTTTATGCGCATGGTATGCCCTCACATATCTTTCATTAACTCATTCCTACTCATGCACTGCGGACCATTTCGTATAGGAGATCTGCTCAAGTGGATGCTAGTGAGTGTAGTACAATTTGTTGTTGGCAAACGTTTCTACATTGCAGCTTATAGGGCCCTTAGACATGGCTCTACAAATATGGATGTATTGGTCGTTCTTGGCACAACTGCGACATATGTGTACTCAGTTTGCGCGCTTCTTTATGGGGCATTCACTGGATTTCATCCTCCGATGTATTTTGAGACAAGTGCAATGATAATTACATTTGTGCTATTGGGGAAGTATCTTGAGGTGCTTGCTAAAGGAAGGACATCAGATGCAATTAAGAAGCTTGTAGAGCTGGTTCCTGCTACAGCTATCTTGCTTCTGAAATACAAAG ATGGAAAATATGCTGGAGAAAAGGAAATTGATGCATTGTTGATCCAACCTGGTGATGTCTTAAAAGTGCTTCCTGGTTCAAAGATTCCTGCTGATGGCATTGTCACTTGGGGTACAAGCCATGTTGATGAAAGTATGGTAACTGGTGAATCTGCGTCTATCTGCAAGGAAGTGTCCAGTTCAGTAATTGGAGGCACCATGAACCTAAATGGCATCCTTCACATACAAGCGGCGGAAGTAGGATCAGGGACAGTTTTGAGCCAGATAATATCTCTTGTTGAGACTGCCCAGATGTCTAAAGCACCTATTCAGAAGTTCGCTGATTAT GTGGCCGGCATTTTTGTTCCTATTGTCATCACATTGTCCTTACTGACATTCTGTACATG GTTTGTATGTGGGACGCTGGGGGCATATCCAAATTCATGGGTTTCAGAAACTAGCAATTGCTTTGTTTTCTCCCTCATGTTCTCCATCTCTGTTGTGGTTATTGCCTGTCCATGTGCTCTTGGTCTGGCGACACCAACTGCTGTAATGGTAGCAACTGGAGttggcgccaatcatggagtacTTGTAAAGGGTGGAGATGCACTGGAGAGGGCTCAGAATGTCAACTATATTATATTTGATAAAACTGGGACACTGACACAAGGAAAGGCCACTGTAACAACGACGAAAGTGTTCTCAGGAATGGATGTTGGTGACTTCCTCACATTGGTAGCGTCTGCGGAG GCAAGCAGTGAGCATCCACTTGCAAAAGCTATCTTGGATTATGCATTTCATTTCCATTTCTTTGGCAAACTCCCCTCATCAAAAGACGACGttaagaaaagaaaagaagatgCATTCTCTCAATGGCTCTTGGAAGTTGCTGATTTTTCTGCGTTGCCTGGCAAAGGAGTTCAGTGTTTGATCAATGGGAAGATGATTCTG GTGGGCAACCGTGCCTTGATATCTGAAAATGGGGTTAACATTCCTGAAGAGGCTGAAAGTTTCTTGGTAGACATGGAATTGAACGCAAAGACAGGCATTCTTGTAGCATATGATGGCGACTTCATTGGTTTGATGGGGGTAACCGATCCCTTGAAGAGGGAGGCTGCTGTAGTTATAGAAGGCCTAAAAAAGATGGGCATTTATCCAGTTATGGTGACAGGGGACAATTGGAGGACTGCACTGGCAGTTGCAAAGGAG ATTGGAATTGAAGATGTGAGAGCAGAGGTCATGCCTGCCGGAAAAGCCGACGTAATCCGCTCTTTCCAGAAGGATGGGAGCGTGGTTGCAATGGTTGGAGATGGGATCAATGATTCCCCTGCCCTAGCAGCAGCCGACGTCGGGATGGCCATCGGTGCAGGGACTGACATCGCCATCGAGGCAGCAGACTATGTGCTGGTGCGGAATAACCTTGAAGACGTCATCACGGCGATTGACCTCTCACGGAAGACGTTCAGCCGAATCCGGTGGAACTACTTCTTTGCCATGGCGTATAACATCGTTGCCATCCCTGTGGCTGCCGGCGCACTCTTCCCCTTCACTGGCTTGCAAATGCCGCCGTGGCTGGCTGGCGCTTGCATGGCCTTCTCGTCGGTTAGTGTAGTATGTTCCTCGCTGCTGCTGAGGAGATATAGGAAACCAAGGCTTACCACCGTCTTGCAGATAACTGTAGAGTGA